A window of the Peromyscus leucopus breed LL Stock chromosome 22, UCI_PerLeu_2.1, whole genome shotgun sequence genome harbors these coding sequences:
- the LOC114688170 gene encoding LOW QUALITY PROTEIN: zinc finger protein 77-like (The sequence of the model RefSeq protein was modified relative to this genomic sequence to represent the inferred CDS: deleted 1 base in 1 codon) translates to MENKQYQRVDGDIIKYAGRQTYDSADRQQGQARHLSPSLGHGEQVLVTPVLPQQSVIPHDPVPVLPALNGGPLVDRPCEHEGDSSQAEAPAVPCSVPDAGGPSAGTRSKKASKNQKVPLAGPASPPCEGCGSCPSCQPPRTEPEVQESACKRPDSRKKSEKGKQSPSRTKILECKRCRTVFSCPRALKRHMRSHKGEKRHACDTCGKTFSFHSYLQRHMRTHTGERPYGCEECGKAFRSPSHFREHMRLHNGEGLRECPKCGKAFTCQSSFRDHMRTHTGELPHVCQRCGKAFSCYSSLREHGRSHSQEKPYECKECGRAFRYPASLRAHSRKHAGLESLLCEKCGKTFRGEAYFQTHLKMHSGARPYACAQCGRTFGFFASLRIHVGTHTGERPYECPQCGKALASRSSLREHVRTHSSEKPYACELCDKVFSHAQYFNKHMKSHKDGRPYLCSRCGKAYRSSSSLRAHMRTHTGERPYECKQCGKAFMSLPALLGHRKIHARKNT, encoded by the exons ATGGAGAACAAACAATACCAACGAGTCGACGGCGACATCATCAAATACGCAGGCCGCCAAACCTATGACTCTGCAGACAGGCAGCAAGGCCAGGCCAGGCATCTGAG cccctcgctcggacatggtgaacaggtattGGTAACGCCGGTGTTACCACAACAAAGTGTCATCCCTCATGACCCCGTACCTGTCCTTCCTGCTTTGAATGGCGGTCCTTTAGTGGACAGACCCTGTGAACATGAAGGTGACTCCAGCCAGGCCGAGGCTCCCGCTGTGCCCTGTAGTGTCCCAGATGCAGGCGGACCGAGTGCAGGCACGAGGTCCAAGAAAGCCTCCAAGAACCAGAAAGTGCCTCTCGCTGGACCCGCGTCACCTCCCTGTGAGGGCTGTGGGAGTTGTCCTTCGTGCCAGCCCCCGCGGACGGAGCCTGAAGTCCAGGAGAGCGCCTGCAAGCGTCCGGACTCCAGGAAGAAATCTGAGAAAGGCAAACAGAGTCCTAGCAGGACAAAGATTCTGGAATGTAAACGATGTAGGACTGTGTTCTCCTGTCCCCGCGCCCTTAAGAGACATATGCGAAGTCAC AAGGGCGAGAAGCGTCACGCCTGTGACACCTGTGGGAAGACCTTCAGCTTCCACTCCTACCTCCAGCGGCACATGAGGACGCACACGGGGGAGCGGCCCTACGGGTGTGaggagtgtgggaaagccttccgGTCCCCCTCCCACTTCCGGGAGCACATGAGGCTGCACAACGGAGAGGGCCTCCGCGAGTGTCCcaagtgtgggaaagccttcacctGCCAGTCGTCCTTCCGCGACCACATGAGGACGCACACCGGGGAGCTGCCGCACGTGTGCCAGCGCTGCGGCAAAGCCTTCTCCTGCTACTCCTCCCTCAGGGAGCACGGGAGGTCGCACAGCCAGGAGAAGCCCTACGAGTGCAAGGAGTGTGGCCGAGCCTTCCGCTACCCCGCGTCCCTGAGGGCGCACTCGAGGAAGCACGCCGGGCTCGAGTCCCTCCTGTGCGAGAAATGCGGGAAAACCTTCCGCGGCGAGGCCTACTTCCAGACGCACCTCAAGATGCACAGCGGGGCGCGGCCGTACGCGTGCGCGCAGTGCGGGAGGACCTTCGGCTTCTTCGCGTCCCTGCGCATCCACGTGGGGACCCACACCGGCGAGAGGCCCTATGAGTGCCCGCAGTGCGGGAAGGCCTTGGCCTCCCGGTCTTCGCTTCGTGAGCACGTCAGGACACACAGCAGCGAGAAGCCGTATGCCTGTGAGCTGTGTGACAAAGTCTTCAGTCACGCCCAGTATTTTAACAAGCACATGAAATCCCACAAGGACGGGAGGCCCTACCTGTGCAGCAGGTGTGGGAAGGCATACCGCTCTTCCTCGTCCCTCCGTGCACACATGAGGACACACACCGGGGAGAGACCCTACGAATGCAagcagtgtgggaaagccttcatgTCTCTCCCAGCCCttctaggacacaggaaaattcatGCTAGAAAGAACACTTAA